The Pseudostreptobacillus hongkongensis genome window below encodes:
- a CDS encoding PTS sugar transporter subunit IIB, translated as MKRGLVVCRTGMGSSMMLRIKMDQVISENHLDVDLEHDVLSAISNYDVDFVVTMNDLVDQVKDEAKAVIGIEDLMNKEELKEKLIKFLEENK; from the coding sequence ATGAAAAGAGGATTAGTTGTTTGTAGAACAGGTATGGGAAGTTCTATGATGTTAAGAATAAAAATGGATCAAGTTATTTCTGAAAATCATTTAGATGTAGATTTAGAACATGATGTTCTTAGTGCAATATCTAATTATGATGTAGACTTTGTTGTTACCATGAATGATTTAGTAGATCAAGTTAAAGATGAAGCTAAAGCTGTAATAGGTATAGAGGATTTAATGAATAAAGAGGAATTGAAAGAAAAGTTAATTAAATTTTTAGAAGAAAATAAATAG
- a CDS encoding BglG family transcription antiterminator — protein sequence MRVNEMSIRIFEVICINNIIKLDNILKILEINERKFRYELDVFNEVLYENSFGSINLKHGEIQYTLKKDVKEIHDYLNSIIRIGLRDRLDYIYLSFLVNNKVNLNQLSNELDISKVTIKKDLNKLTLELDEGIDIKLCKQYYLIGEELKIREKGLSILLKSFLEDNVKNVIKDNIFNEYREKSIEFLKKVNPEANLNGRLYFIVLTYIMIVLIRIKQGKVLTNLSLEEYLYLMEFEEYKKVEENISILSENIKDNKYEILMLTDFIVGMTFKDTNRVTFNRWLELRIIVQNFIGNMSIAMNIPFEKDNILIEDLINHINPSIYRMISDVKLNDINYFYDEINTNNIIETIKKEIVYIEKIFEIEFSIEEIILFAVHFEASIERNNFRTKNYKKVLLMCAGGYGTTKILVHKLKNRYQIDEMKVASIMEMDKIKLDEYDLLITTIDIKSEKLNNFTNKIRISPFLTNKELEILDKCFVLKNNNLNYDSLILNINSNKNIDEPFKRYIIDEISKVKNETNNIKKYNVCNLKKYFNTHNIFFVDNKINSWQEVINYGVDKMEKLGFVDKDYAVDIIDNINKYGSYLVVSSNVAIPHAKSSKKDYKNGNVVLFLKDKVVFPGNKDVKLLFFIYQKDNEQDLGLINEILSVVDKKEVINNINNIDELNEYILI from the coding sequence ATGCGAGTAAATGAAATGAGTATAAGAATATTTGAAGTTATATGCATTAATAATATAATTAAATTAGATAATATACTGAAAATACTAGAAATAAATGAAAGAAAATTTAGGTATGAATTAGATGTTTTTAATGAAGTATTATATGAAAATTCATTTGGAAGCATTAATTTAAAACATGGTGAAATTCAATACACATTAAAAAAAGATGTAAAAGAAATACATGATTATTTAAACTCTATTATAAGAATAGGATTAAGAGATAGACTAGATTATATATATTTATCTTTTTTAGTTAATAATAAAGTTAATTTAAATCAATTATCTAATGAATTAGATATAAGTAAAGTTACTATTAAGAAAGATCTTAATAAATTAACATTAGAATTAGATGAAGGAATAGACATTAAGTTGTGTAAACAGTATTACTTAATAGGAGAAGAATTAAAAATTAGAGAAAAGGGACTATCTATATTATTGAAATCATTCCTTGAGGATAATGTTAAAAATGTTATAAAGGATAATATTTTTAATGAGTATAGAGAAAAAAGTATAGAGTTTTTAAAAAAAGTTAATCCTGAAGCAAATTTGAATGGAAGACTATATTTTATAGTATTAACGTATATAATGATAGTTTTAATAAGGATAAAGCAAGGAAAAGTTCTAACTAATTTAAGTTTAGAAGAGTATTTATATTTAATGGAATTTGAAGAATATAAAAAAGTAGAAGAAAATATATCAATATTATCTGAAAATATAAAAGATAATAAATATGAAATACTAATGTTAACGGATTTTATAGTTGGAATGACATTTAAAGATACAAATAGAGTAACATTTAATAGATGGCTAGAATTAAGAATAATAGTTCAAAATTTTATTGGAAATATGAGTATTGCAATGAATATACCTTTTGAAAAAGATAACATATTAATAGAAGACCTCATAAACCATATAAACCCTTCAATTTATAGAATGATAAGTGATGTTAAATTAAATGATATTAATTACTTTTATGATGAAATTAATACTAATAATATTATTGAAACGATAAAAAAGGAAATAGTATATATAGAAAAAATATTTGAAATAGAATTTTCAATTGAAGAAATAATATTGTTTGCAGTACACTTTGAAGCTTCTATAGAAAGAAATAATTTTAGGACAAAAAATTATAAAAAAGTTTTATTAATGTGTGCAGGAGGTTATGGGACAACTAAAATATTAGTACATAAATTAAAAAATAGATACCAAATAGATGAAATGAAGGTGGCATCTATAATGGAAATGGATAAAATAAAGTTAGATGAATATGATTTGCTAATTACAACAATAGATATTAAAAGCGAAAAACTAAATAACTTTACAAATAAAATAAGGATATCACCATTTTTAACAAATAAAGAATTAGAAATATTAGATAAATGTTTTGTGTTGAAAAATAATAATTTAAATTATGACTCGCTTATACTTAATATTAATAGTAATAAAAATATAGACGAACCATTTAAAAGATATATTATAGATGAAATATCAAAAGTTAAGAATGAAACAAATAATATAAAAAAATATAATGTGTGTAATTTGAAAAAATATTTTAATACACATAATATATTTTTTGTTGATAATAAGATTAATAGTTGGCAAGAAGTTATAAATTATGGTGTAGATAAGATGGAAAAATTGGGGTTTGTTGATAAAGATTATGCAGTTGATATTATAGATAATATAAATAAATATGGATCGTATTTAGTTGTTTCTTCAAATGTTGCTATTCCACATGCAAAATCTAGTAAAAAAGATTATAAAAATGGAAATGTAGTGTTGTTTTTAAAAGATAAAGTTGTATTTCCAGGAAATAAAGATGTTAAACTTTTATTCTTTATATATCAAAAAGATAATGAACAAGATTTAGGTTTAATAAATGAAATATTAAGTGTTGTGGATAAAAAGGAAGTAATAAATAATATTAATAATATTGATGAATTAAATGAATACATATTAATTTGA
- a CDS encoding PTS sugar transporter subunit IIA — protein sequence MSYIFERDLIKLDLEATNWEDAIVKTCRILEDKGYINNNFCNRLIEVTKEIGPYYIITKNIGIPHLRPEEGVLKEGFSLFKFNKKVDFLGNEIEYLIYILSLSDENHLEKISKVADILENKEFFSKISSEGIDNINILDYINN from the coding sequence ATGAGTTATATATTTGAAAGAGATTTAATTAAATTAGATTTAGAAGCAACAAATTGGGAAGATGCTATTGTTAAAACTTGTAGAATATTAGAAGATAAAGGATACATAAATAATAATTTTTGTAATAGATTAATAGAAGTAACTAAAGAAATAGGACCTTACTATATTATTACTAAAAATATTGGTATTCCTCATTTGAGACCTGAAGAAGGTGTTTTAAAAGAAGGGTTTAGTTTATTTAAATTTAATAAAAAGGTAGATTTTCTAGGAAATGAAATAGAATACTTGATATATATTTTATCATTAAGTGATGAGAATCATTTAGAAAAAATTTCTAAAGTAGCGGATATATTAGAAAATAAAGAGTTTTTTTCTAAAATTTCAAGTGAAGGTATAGATAATATAAATATATTAGATTATATAAATAATTAA
- a CDS encoding single-stranded DNA-binding protein: MNYVSLLGRFTRDPEVTWTQSGKAYVRFSLAVQRDSNRDEADFINCVAWDKRAETIGQYFKKGSRILIQGRLNVSSYEKNGETRYSTDVVVNGFNFIDRSENSDYSDRPAPSTESRRPAPREEVIIEDEDDFPF, from the coding sequence ATGAATTACGTATCATTATTAGGAAGATTTACAAGAGATCCAGAAGTTACATGGACACAATCAGGAAAAGCTTATGTTAGATTTTCTCTTGCAGTACAAAGAGATTCAAATAGAGACGAAGCTGATTTTATAAATTGTGTTGCTTGGGATAAAAGAGCAGAAACTATTGGACAATATTTTAAAAAAGGAAGTAGAATTTTAATTCAAGGAAGATTAAATGTGAGCAGTTATGAAAAAAATGGTGAAACTAGATATTCAACAGATGTAGTTGTTAATGGATTTAATTTCATCGATAGATCTGAAAATTCTGATTACTCAGATAGACCAGCACCATCTACAGAAAGTAGAAGACCTGCTCCTAGAGAAGAAGTAATAATTGAAGATGAGGATGACTTCCCATTCTAA
- the rhuM gene encoding RhuM family protein produces MNNEVIFYKDGELALPVEVTPDKETVWLRVEEMAELFDRDRSVIQRHIKNIFKEDELEKNSTCAKFAQVQNEGNRSVERIFDYYNLDMIISVGYRVKSQRGIAFRKWATTILKEYIVQGYAVNDKRLKVLNKVIEIQSNIISDVLELDSKEVFDVIQKYTQALELLDDYDHQVVQKPKQTNKESYHLSYNECRNLIDSMTFNSISTIFGKEKSKGVLEGIIGSVYQSAFGEDIYPSTQEKAANLLYFIVKDHPFIDGCKRIAASIFLYFLNKNNLLFKDGEKIISDSTLVAITLLLAESKPEEKEIMINVIMNFLTW; encoded by the coding sequence ATGAATAATGAAGTTATTTTTTATAAAGATGGTGAGTTAGCGCTTCCTGTAGAAGTTACACCAGATAAAGAAACTGTTTGGTTAAGGGTCGAAGAAATGGCAGAACTTTTCGACAGGGATCGTTCTGTAATACAAAGACATATAAAAAATATATTTAAAGAAGATGAATTAGAGAAAAATTCAACTTGTGCAAAATTTGCACAAGTTCAAAATGAAGGCAACAGATCCGTAGAAAGAATTTTTGATTATTACAACCTCGATATGATTATATCCGTTGGCTATCGAGTAAAGTCTCAAAGAGGAATTGCTTTTAGAAAATGGGCTACAACTATATTAAAAGAATATATTGTTCAAGGTTATGCAGTTAATGACAAACGATTAAAAGTATTGAATAAAGTAATAGAAATCCAGTCAAACATCATTTCCGATGTTCTTGAATTAGATTCTAAAGAAGTTTTTGATGTTATTCAAAAATATACTCAAGCACTTGAGTTGTTAGATGATTACGATCACCAAGTTGTTCAAAAGCCAAAACAAACTAATAAAGAAAGCTATCATCTAAGCTATAACGAGTGTCGTAATCTCATTGATAGTATGACATTTAATAGCATATCAACCATATTTGGAAAAGAAAAAAGCAAAGGCGTATTAGAAGGTATCATCGGCTCGGTTTATCAAAGTGCATTTGGAGAAGATATATATCCATCCACTCAAGAAAAAGCAGCAAATCTCCTTTATTTTATAGTCAAAGATCATCCTTTTATTGATGGATGCAAAAGAATTGCTGCAAGTATATTCTTATATTTTCTAAACAAAAATAATTTACTGTTTAAGGATGGAGAAAAAATAATTTCTGATAGCACATTGGTAGCGATTACTTTGTTATTAGCAGAATCAAAACCGGAAGAAAAAGAAATTATGATTAATGTAATTATGAATTTCTTAACATGGTAA
- a CDS encoding PTS ascorbate transporter subunit IIC — protein MEFVKVVVFDLLGSAPILVGIMSLIGLILQKKPATKVITGTVKTIVGFLIFAGGGSLAVKSLDSFQTLFSDGFGLKGVLPLAEALTALAQTKFATIVSLIMVFGFLANLVVARLTRFKYIFLTGQHNLYLAALLTVVLKALNFSDMVAVIIGAIILGFSAAIFPAIAQPFMRKVTGSDDIAMGHYVTISYALSGWLGKFVGKPEESTEKIKLPGWLSIFKDYVVSVSLSVLLFFYIATVAAGKVNVEKISGGVNWLVYPLFQALSFTAALYIIITGVRMFLGEMVPAFVGISEKLIPNSKPALDCPVVFQYAPTATVLGFLSAYAGGLLCMVILASLGMVVIIPVAIPYFFIGATAGVFGNATGGWKGCILGGFVTGILIAIGPALLYPIMELVGLKGTTFPETDFVVLGLSIYYLGKMFGR, from the coding sequence ATGGAATTCGTGAAAGTAGTAGTTTTTGACCTTTTAGGATCAGCACCTATTCTAGTAGGAATAATGTCTTTAATAGGATTGATTTTACAAAAGAAACCTGCAACTAAGGTTATAACAGGAACTGTTAAAACTATTGTAGGATTCTTAATATTTGCGGGTGGAGGAAGTTTAGCGGTTAAGTCACTTGATAGTTTTCAAACACTATTTAGTGATGGTTTTGGACTTAAGGGAGTGTTACCTTTAGCTGAAGCATTAACAGCTCTTGCTCAAACTAAATTTGCAACTATAGTTTCTCTTATTATGGTATTTGGATTTTTAGCAAACTTAGTAGTTGCAAGACTTACTAGATTTAAATATATATTCTTAACAGGGCAACATAATTTATATCTAGCAGCATTATTAACAGTTGTATTAAAAGCTCTTAATTTTTCAGATATGGTAGCAGTAATTATTGGAGCTATTATACTTGGATTTTCAGCAGCTATATTCCCAGCGATTGCTCAACCATTTATGAGAAAAGTAACTGGTAGTGATGATATAGCTATGGGGCATTATGTAACTATTTCTTATGCATTATCAGGTTGGTTAGGTAAATTTGTTGGTAAACCAGAAGAAAGTACAGAAAAAATTAAATTACCTGGTTGGTTATCTATATTTAAAGATTACGTAGTATCAGTTAGTTTATCAGTATTGTTATTTTTCTATATAGCTACAGTAGCGGCTGGTAAAGTAAATGTTGAAAAAATATCTGGAGGAGTAAACTGGTTAGTTTATCCTTTATTCCAAGCATTATCATTTACAGCAGCATTATATATTATAATAACAGGTGTTAGAATGTTCTTAGGTGAAATGGTGCCTGCCTTTGTTGGAATTTCAGAAAAATTAATACCAAATTCAAAACCAGCGTTAGATTGTCCAGTAGTATTTCAATATGCACCAACAGCTACAGTTTTAGGATTTTTATCAGCATATGCTGGAGGGTTATTATGTATGGTTATATTAGCATCTTTAGGTATGGTAGTTATAATACCTGTTGCAATTCCTTATTTCTTTATAGGAGCTACAGCAGGTGTGTTTGGTAATGCAACTGGTGGATGGAAAGGATGTATTTTAGGAGGATTTGTAACAGGAATTCTTATAGCTATAGGGCCTGCTTTATTATATCCAATAATGGAATTAGTTGGATTAAAAGGTACTACATTCCCAGAAACAGACTTTGTTGTTTTAGGATTATCTATATATTATTTAGGTAAGATGTTTGGAAGATAA
- a CDS encoding transketolase family protein — protein sequence MVYNYTSPRDHIGDILNEIAEANDKIVVIDSDLSSSVTTNKFQAKYPNRFFEMGIAEQNSLGVTSGLATEGFIPFYVNFSIFCIGTVWTQLRQACYAKLNIKLIGTHPGMDNGPDGASHHALEDLALSRSLANLTILNPIDLEDLKAAINKAIEIEGPVYIRVARDIVPILHEENISNYDLKIETIFNEGNDYAIIFEGTAAKQALDGFELLKKEGYKNKLISIKTIKPLDKEGIIKEISNVKGVLTVENHTLNGGLGSVISEVIAENALGVKLKRIGVKDTFTESGKTVDVKKKYGLDGENVRDTIINF from the coding sequence ATGGTATATAATTATACATCACCAAGAGATCATATAGGAGATATTCTTAATGAAATAGCAGAAGCTAATGATAAGATAGTGGTTATAGATAGTGATTTATCATCATCAGTTACAACTAATAAATTCCAAGCTAAATATCCAAATAGATTTTTTGAAATGGGAATAGCTGAACAAAATTCATTAGGTGTTACATCAGGATTAGCAACAGAAGGATTTATACCTTTTTATGTTAATTTCTCAATATTTTGTATAGGGACAGTATGGACTCAATTAAGACAAGCTTGTTATGCAAAATTAAATATTAAATTAATAGGAACACATCCTGGTATGGATAATGGTCCTGATGGAGCATCTCACCATGCTTTAGAAGATTTAGCCTTAAGTAGATCTTTAGCAAATTTAACTATATTAAACCCTATTGATTTAGAAGATTTAAAAGCTGCAATAAATAAAGCAATAGAAATAGAGGGGCCTGTGTATATAAGGGTGGCAAGAGATATAGTTCCTATTTTACATGAAGAAAATATTAGTAATTATGATTTGAAAATTGAGACAATTTTTAATGAAGGAAATGATTATGCAATAATTTTTGAAGGAACGGCTGCAAAACAAGCCTTAGATGGTTTTGAATTACTTAAAAAAGAAGGATATAAAAATAAATTGATTAGTATAAAAACTATAAAACCTTTAGATAAAGAAGGAATAATTAAAGAGATATCTAATGTAAAAGGAGTATTAACCGTTGAAAATCATACATTAAATGGTGGATTAGGATCAGTTATATCAGAAGTTATAGCTGAAAACGCATTAGGTGTTAAATTAAAGAGAATAGGAGTAAAAGATACATTTACAGAATCAGGAAAAACAGTAGATGTTAAGAAAAAATATGGTCTTGATGGAGAAAATGTTAGAGATACAATAATTAATTTTTAA
- the rpsR gene encoding 30S ribosomal protein S18: MKPVAEFKKRKRRPKVKFKIEEIDYKNVDLLKNFMNDKGKISPSRVTGLDAKIQRKIARAIKRARQIALLPYTRIEK, encoded by the coding sequence ATGAAACCAGTTGCTGAATTTAAAAAAAGAAAAAGAAGACCAAAAGTTAAATTCAAGATTGAAGAAATAGATTACAAAAATGTAGATTTATTAAAAAACTTCATGAACGATAAAGGTAAAATATCTCCATCAAGAGTAACAGGACTTGATGCTAAGATACAAAGAAAAATAGCAAGAGCTATTAAGAGAGCAAGACAAATTGCTTTATTACCTTACACAAGAATTGAAAAATAA
- the rpsF gene encoding 30S ribosomal protein S6 has product MTNYEIMFILSTQLTEEEKKANVEKVEAILTQAGATEVKTEIMGDRKLAYPIKKKENGYYVLTKFAMEGTNLPEVESKLNISEYLMKYMIVRL; this is encoded by the coding sequence ATGACAAATTACGAAATTATGTTTATTCTTTCAACTCAATTAACAGAAGAAGAAAAGAAAGCTAATGTTGAAAAAGTAGAAGCTATTTTAACACAAGCTGGGGCAACTGAAGTTAAGACTGAGATAATGGGAGATAGAAAATTAGCTTATCCAATTAAGAAAAAAGAAAATGGATACTATGTTTTAACTAAATTTGCTATGGAAGGAACAAACTTACCTGAAGTAGAATCAAAATTAAACATATCTGAGTACTTAATGAAATACATGATAGTAAGATTATAG
- a CDS encoding transketolase yields MLDIKSLEEKAKELRKNIVEMVYLAKAGHPGGSLSSIDILNYIYMNEIDFNSQNRSRVIISKGHVTPAIYSVLISKGIIDRSEIGTFRQVNSKLQGHPDRNKIKELDANTGLLGQGLSIGIGMALAKKLKNDDNNIFVILGDGEIQEGQIWEALMSGSHYKLDNLIAILDYNGLSSKGDVNKSMNLEPIKDKVEAFGWHVICIDGHDYKEIDSAIKEAKTINGKPTFIIAKTVKGKGVSFMENNPKWHSGALKDEEYIEAIENVERGF; encoded by the coding sequence ATGTTAGATATAAAGAGTTTAGAAGAAAAAGCTAAAGAATTAAGAAAAAATATAGTTGAGATGGTATACCTTGCAAAAGCAGGACATCCTGGAGGTTCTTTATCATCAATAGATATATTAAACTATATTTATATGAATGAAATTGATTTTAATTCACAAAATAGAAGTAGAGTTATAATATCTAAAGGACATGTAACACCCGCTATATATTCTGTATTAATTTCTAAAGGTATTATAGATAGAAGTGAAATAGGTACTTTTAGACAGGTTAATTCTAAGTTACAAGGACATCCAGATAGAAATAAAATTAAAGAATTAGATGCAAATACAGGTTTACTTGGGCAAGGATTATCAATAGGTATAGGTATGGCTCTAGCAAAAAAATTAAAAAATGATGATAATAATATTTTTGTAATATTAGGTGATGGTGAAATTCAAGAAGGACAAATATGGGAAGCACTTATGAGTGGTTCACATTACAAACTAGACAATTTAATAGCTATACTTGACTATAATGGATTATCATCTAAAGGTGATGTTAATAAGTCAATGAATTTAGAACCAATTAAAGATAAGGTAGAAGCTTTTGGTTGGCATGTTATATGTATAGATGGACATGATTATAAAGAAATTGATTCTGCTATAAAAGAAGCTAAGACTATTAATGGAAAACCTACTTTTATAATTGCTAAAACAGTTAAAGGAAAAGGTGTAAGTTTTATGGAAAATAATCCAAAATGGCATAGTGGAGCTTTAAAAGATGAAGAATATATAGAAGCAATAGAAAATGTTGAAAGAGGGTTTTAA